One Lysinibacillus fusiformis genomic window carries:
- a CDS encoding exonuclease SbcCD subunit D — protein MKLFHTADWHLGKLVQGMYMTEDQHYILQKFMQAIDEEKPDAIIVAGDLYDRSMPPVEAVNLLNEVFAKIVLDKKIPVLAVAGNHDSAGRLNFGSRLMRDSGLHIVGQFTKDHAPIVLTDEFGEVHFHLVPFAEPAAVRTILADDTIQSHQDAMQKIIAHITQTMDTTKRNIFIGHAFVTKYGHEEENTSDSERPLSIGGSDCVNASLFEQFNYTALGHLHKAHFVSNETIRYAGSPLKYSLSEHLHEKGFLMVELDETGQVTVEKRKLVPRRDLRVVEGLMDDLLKLTPSEDYVFVRLTDDTPVASPMERIRTVFPHALHIERMVVRQDLPQEIQVIETEKVKDIDLFRAFYTDLYSEQPNRETERLFTEMLQELLDEEREAVK, from the coding sequence ATGAAACTATTCCATACAGCAGATTGGCATTTAGGGAAGCTTGTACAGGGTATGTACATGACTGAGGACCAACACTATATTTTACAGAAATTTATGCAGGCCATTGATGAGGAAAAACCCGATGCAATTATTGTAGCGGGTGATTTATACGACCGCTCAATGCCACCTGTAGAAGCAGTAAATTTATTAAATGAGGTTTTTGCTAAGATTGTCCTTGATAAGAAAATTCCTGTGTTAGCCGTTGCTGGAAACCACGACAGCGCAGGTCGATTGAATTTCGGAAGTCGGTTAATGCGGGATAGCGGTTTGCATATAGTTGGGCAGTTTACGAAAGATCATGCTCCAATTGTGCTAACAGACGAATTTGGTGAGGTGCATTTTCACCTTGTGCCATTCGCAGAACCTGCAGCTGTGCGTACCATTTTAGCTGATGATACAATCCAATCACATCAAGATGCGATGCAAAAAATCATTGCGCATATCACACAAACGATGGATACAACAAAACGAAATATTTTCATTGGACATGCCTTTGTAACTAAATATGGCCATGAGGAAGAGAACACGAGTGATTCAGAGCGTCCACTATCAATAGGTGGCTCGGATTGTGTCAATGCATCACTATTTGAACAGTTCAACTATACGGCACTTGGCCATCTACATAAGGCACATTTTGTAAGTAATGAAACGATTCGATATGCTGGCTCACCATTGAAATATTCGCTATCAGAGCACTTACATGAAAAGGGCTTTTTAATGGTTGAGTTAGATGAAACAGGGCAAGTAACTGTAGAAAAACGAAAGCTCGTACCTAGACGTGATTTACGTGTGGTGGAAGGCTTGATGGATGATTTATTAAAATTAACACCTAGTGAGGATTATGTTTTTGTACGGTTAACAGATGATACGCCGGTTGCTTCACCAATGGAACGTATTCGTACTGTGTTTCCTCATGCACTGCATATAGAACGTATGGTAGTACGTCAGGATTTACCGCAGGAGATTCAAGTCATTGAGACGGAAAAAGTAAAAGACATCGACTTATTTCGTGCATTTTATACGGATTTATATAGTGAGCAGCCTAATCGAGAAACTGAGCGTTTATTTACGGAAATGCTACAGGAGTTACTTGATGAGGAACGGGAGGCTGTAAAATGA
- a CDS encoding SGNH/GDSL hydrolase family protein, whose protein sequence is MKRLLSLISVTILTVTLGVSSVFAQTENYVAIGDSLAAGQTPYQEIDTGYSDLIAMRLGLMGQIGYTKAFAFPGYTTTDVLDRVKSVEASELLANATLITISAGANDLLRLVQVNPTAGTLTFSQLQTDYTLNVARKNIVEILAELKTRAPHAKVYVMGYYFAYPNVHASQKEGTNKQLVKLNTILQQQAQRAGAAYINVYDAFGLQATNYLPNSSDVHPNFEGYRQMANAFLKAYSGSDVLAIASEELPKPNPMTFKEIIEKQGIAEQSPVESRQESVAIVRRIQGFNGYIAFIKKAREIQYS, encoded by the coding sequence ATGAAACGACTATTGAGTTTAATAAGTGTAACCATACTTACTGTCACATTAGGTGTTTCATCTGTGTTTGCACAGACTGAAAATTATGTGGCTATTGGAGACTCTTTAGCAGCTGGTCAAACGCCCTATCAGGAAATTGATACGGGTTATAGTGATTTGATTGCGATGAGACTCGGATTGATGGGTCAAATAGGTTATACAAAAGCATTTGCTTTTCCAGGCTATACAACAACGGACGTATTGGATCGAGTAAAGTCAGTGGAGGCAAGTGAGTTATTGGCGAATGCAACGCTTATTACCATTTCTGCGGGTGCCAATGACTTACTACGTCTTGTACAAGTGAATCCGACTGCCGGCACACTAACATTTTCACAGCTACAGACAGATTACACATTAAATGTAGCCCGAAAAAATATAGTAGAAATTTTAGCCGAGTTGAAAACGCGTGCACCACATGCAAAAGTCTATGTGATGGGTTACTATTTTGCTTACCCGAATGTGCATGCCTCTCAAAAAGAAGGAACAAATAAACAGCTGGTAAAGTTAAATACAATTTTACAGCAACAAGCACAGCGGGCAGGAGCGGCCTATATTAATGTGTATGATGCTTTTGGATTGCAGGCAACAAACTACTTGCCGAATAGCTCAGATGTACATCCGAATTTCGAGGGTTATCGTCAAATGGCGAATGCCTTTTTGAAAGCTTATAGTGGCAGTGATGTTCTAGCGATAGCATCTGAGGAATTACCTAAACCTAACCCAATGACATTTAAAGAAATAATAGAAAAGCAAGGAATAGCCGAGCAGAGCCCAGTTGAATCCAGGCAAGAGTCAGTTGCCATAGTACGTCGTATTCAAGGCTTTAATGGATATATAGCATTTATCAAAAAAGCAAGAGAGATTCAGTATAGCTAA
- a CDS encoding aminopeptidase: MKFEEKLQAYAELAVKVGVNIQPGQYLLVNTSVDALDFARLVVKEAYKAGAGRVHVNFSDGEMDRAYFEYASDEEFNRYPEWVVKMRDELIERKGALLWIDAADPDLLTGIPADRLATHQKVSGAALKNYRNAVMKDLIAWSIVAVPSTKWAAKVFPNLVVEEQVPALWEAIFKTVHIGEGNAVENWRSHVANLESRADLLNHKKYAKLHYTAPGTDLTIALAPQHKWLTGGSKTPDDTVFIANMPTEEVYTLPMKQGVSGFVSNTKPLVYQGNIIDGFKLTFEDGKIIKAEAQTGHDLLQELIAVDEGSCYLGEVALVPHESPISASEILYFNTLFDENASNHLAIGEAYPTCLEGGRDLENGQLETLGANISVTHEDFMIGSGEMDIDGILPDGTVEPIFRKGSWAF, encoded by the coding sequence ATGAAGTTTGAAGAGAAATTACAAGCATATGCAGAGCTTGCCGTAAAAGTTGGCGTCAATATTCAGCCAGGTCAATATCTATTAGTGAACACATCTGTGGATGCATTAGACTTTGCTCGTCTAGTTGTAAAAGAGGCCTATAAAGCTGGAGCAGGCCGCGTTCATGTTAATTTCTCAGATGGTGAAATGGATCGTGCCTATTTCGAATATGCTTCAGACGAAGAATTCAATCGTTATCCAGAGTGGGTTGTTAAAATGCGCGATGAGCTAATCGAGCGTAAAGGCGCACTTTTATGGATTGATGCTGCAGATCCGGATCTGTTAACTGGGATTCCAGCAGATCGTTTAGCAACACATCAAAAAGTTTCGGGTGCCGCACTGAAAAACTATCGTAATGCTGTCATGAAGGATTTAATCGCTTGGTCCATCGTAGCGGTACCATCTACAAAGTGGGCAGCAAAGGTATTTCCAAATTTAGTTGTAGAAGAGCAAGTGCCTGCACTGTGGGAAGCTATTTTTAAAACAGTGCACATTGGTGAGGGGAACGCAGTTGAAAACTGGCGCTCACACGTTGCGAATTTAGAGTCTCGTGCGGATTTATTGAATCATAAAAAATATGCAAAGCTTCATTACACGGCACCAGGCACAGATTTAACGATAGCTTTAGCGCCTCAGCATAAATGGCTTACTGGTGGCAGTAAAACGCCTGATGATACCGTATTCATTGCCAATATGCCAACAGAAGAGGTTTATACGTTGCCAATGAAGCAAGGGGTTAGTGGGTTTGTAAGCAATACTAAGCCATTGGTTTATCAAGGCAATATTATTGACGGCTTCAAGCTTACTTTTGAAGATGGGAAAATTATTAAGGCTGAAGCTCAGACCGGTCATGATTTATTGCAAGAGCTCATAGCAGTGGATGAAGGTTCGTGCTATTTAGGTGAAGTAGCACTTGTCCCGCATGAGTCACCGATATCAGCATCAGAAATTTTATATTTCAATACATTGTTCGACGAAAATGCATCAAATCATCTAGCTATTGGTGAAGCTTATCCAACTTGTCTAGAGGGTGGTAGAGATTTAGAAAACGGTCAACTTGAAACATTAGGCGCCAATATTTCTGTGACACATGAGGACTTTATGATTGGTAGTGGTGAAATGGATATTGATGGTATCTTACCTGATGGGACTGTGGAACCAATTTTCCGTAAAGGTAGCTGGGCATTTTAA
- a CDS encoding DEAD/DEAH box helicase, protein MSVINLLNEDLQAKWNFEEPMKIQDEMIPAMLEGKDIVAESPTGSGKTLAYVLPLLNKVNGTKKQTQGLIVAPSQELAMQIVEVIREWTAGTDITVQQLIGGANSARQIEKLKKKPTIVVGTPGRLNELARAGKLKLKEIETVILDECDQLLSREYRVVVKSFIEASAFGRQVVVVSATITEEIELVASRMMFEPLRFKIKPEDMVKFGKVVHSFVKVEERDKTDFLRRLSHTEGLRALAFVNNIDQLLMKETKLQYRAAPIVTLHSDMKKEERKKALDAFRKGDARILIATDIAARGLDIAGLTHVIHVDVPRTIEQYLHRSGRTGRAGADGEVLTLLSYHDEKTYKKWTREIAGKPVQKVWHDGELVEGNSKTIGQKRGK, encoded by the coding sequence ATGTCAGTAATAAATTTATTAAATGAAGATCTACAAGCAAAATGGAATTTCGAAGAGCCAATGAAAATTCAAGATGAAATGATTCCAGCAATGCTTGAAGGCAAAGATATTGTAGCTGAATCGCCAACAGGCTCGGGGAAAACATTAGCCTATGTGTTACCTTTATTAAATAAGGTAAATGGAACGAAAAAACAAACACAAGGACTCATTGTTGCCCCTTCTCAAGAATTAGCGATGCAAATCGTTGAGGTTATTCGTGAATGGACAGCTGGTACTGATATTACAGTTCAGCAATTAATAGGCGGTGCAAACTCGGCGCGTCAAATCGAAAAGTTAAAGAAAAAACCGACAATTGTTGTTGGTACACCGGGTCGTCTAAATGAATTAGCACGTGCGGGCAAATTAAAACTTAAAGAAATTGAAACGGTTATTTTAGACGAATGTGATCAGTTACTAAGCCGTGAATATCGAGTAGTCGTAAAATCCTTTATCGAAGCCTCAGCCTTCGGTCGACAAGTAGTTGTCGTTTCTGCCACAATTACAGAAGAAATTGAATTGGTTGCAAGTCGTATGATGTTTGAACCATTACGTTTCAAAATTAAACCTGAGGATATGGTAAAGTTCGGCAAAGTTGTGCATTCTTTTGTGAAAGTAGAAGAACGTGATAAAACGGATTTCCTGCGCCGTTTATCGCATACGGAAGGTTTACGTGCACTGGCCTTTGTCAATAATATTGACCAATTACTAATGAAGGAAACAAAGTTGCAATACCGTGCTGCACCGATTGTGACACTACATTCTGACATGAAAAAAGAAGAACGTAAAAAGGCATTAGATGCATTCCGTAAAGGTGATGCTCGTATTTTAATCGCTACTGATATTGCAGCTCGTGGTTTAGATATCGCAGGTTTAACACATGTTATTCATGTTGATGTACCGCGTACAATCGAGCAATATCTACATCGATCTGGCCGTACTGGACGTGCAGGTGCAGATGGCGAAGTCTTAACATTATTATCGTACCACGATGAAAAGACCTATAAAAAGTGGACACGCGAAATTGCTGGTAAGCCAGTTCAAAAGGTATGGCATGACGGCGAACTAGTAGAAGGCAATTCAAAAACTATTGGACAAAAGCGAGGGAAATAA
- a CDS encoding cysteate racemase, whose product MKKQTLGIIGGVGPLATMFIGEMIVRRTKAFKDQEHVHTIIDNDTNIPDRTAFILDNTKENPVPILIEDAKKLAAVGADMIVIPCNTAHTFYDELAEGSPVPVLHMIRETAKRAHDLGAKRVGILATTGTLTSRMYQNALESYGITPVVPDGAMKEHVMKIIYDYVKAGKDVTKEDWQPIEEAMLALDCDRIVLGCTELSIVNRDLKLNDKYIDSLIVLAECAILACGYELVG is encoded by the coding sequence ATGAAAAAACAAACTTTAGGTATAATTGGTGGCGTTGGTCCACTGGCAACAATGTTTATCGGTGAAATGATTGTAAGACGTACGAAAGCTTTCAAAGATCAGGAGCATGTACATACAATTATTGATAATGATACAAATATTCCTGATCGAACTGCTTTTATACTAGATAATACAAAAGAAAATCCTGTGCCAATTTTAATTGAAGATGCTAAAAAACTAGCTGCTGTTGGTGCAGACATGATTGTTATTCCATGCAATACAGCGCATACTTTTTATGACGAATTAGCAGAAGGCTCTCCAGTGCCTGTACTACATATGATTCGTGAAACAGCCAAGCGCGCGCACGATTTAGGCGCGAAGCGGGTCGGTATTTTAGCGACGACGGGTACGTTAACATCGCGTATGTATCAGAATGCACTTGAGAGCTATGGCATTACACCAGTTGTGCCAGATGGTGCCATGAAAGAACATGTCATGAAGATTATTTACGATTATGTAAAGGCTGGTAAGGATGTCACGAAAGAAGATTGGCAGCCAATAGAAGAAGCGATGCTTGCACTAGATTGTGACCGTATTGTACTAGGGTGTACAGAGCTATCCATCGTTAATCGAGATTTAAAATTAAACGACAAATATATAGATTCATTAATTGTATTAGCTGAATGTGCTATTTTAGCATGTGGCTATGAATTAGTGGGGTAA
- a CDS encoding carboxylate--amine ligase has protein sequence MAIEHTFLPILLGDEMNAYGMARAFYESYGVKPLALNHTNTAKIQQSDLLTFREVPRLHIEERFVVALQGIAKEFAEKKLLLLACDEFYVKKIVHHKEELSEFFIIPYVDAALANQLLLRESMYQLCAEFGFDYPAMHVCTVNDYDEYDMPFEYPIVIKPMNMTKYASCIFPGKKKVYIAHDKEEKDAIFHAIYKESAYRDDLMIQQYIPGEDANMRVVNAYVGQDCKVKLLSVGNPILEEHSPDGIGRYVAIMTAYDKTLMDLVKTFLETIQFQGFVTFDMKYDERDGQYKLLSIELHNELSNYYVTASGYNLMQFVADDFIRNSKQQLTYVQNKHLWTIVPNGVLFKYVLNEQLVIEAKSLIRQGLATDSIFNYKDMNAKRWLNVTVDNLNFYRKYKKYFNNKGLSNS, from the coding sequence ATGGCCATTGAGCACACTTTTTTACCGATTTTATTGGGCGATGAGATGAATGCTTACGGCATGGCACGAGCATTTTACGAGTCCTATGGCGTTAAACCACTTGCCTTAAATCATACGAACACAGCAAAAATTCAACAAAGTGATTTACTAACATTTCGTGAAGTGCCAAGACTACATATCGAAGAACGTTTTGTCGTCGCTTTACAAGGGATTGCTAAGGAATTTGCAGAAAAAAAATTGCTGTTGCTTGCCTGTGATGAATTTTATGTAAAGAAAATTGTACATCATAAGGAGGAACTATCAGAATTTTTTATAATTCCTTATGTCGATGCTGCACTTGCAAATCAGCTACTGTTACGTGAAAGTATGTACCAACTTTGTGCGGAATTTGGTTTTGATTATCCCGCAATGCATGTATGTACGGTCAATGATTATGATGAATATGACATGCCTTTTGAGTATCCGATTGTCATTAAGCCAATGAATATGACAAAATATGCTTCATGCATTTTTCCAGGTAAGAAAAAAGTATATATTGCACATGATAAGGAAGAAAAGGATGCAATTTTCCACGCAATTTATAAAGAGTCTGCGTATCGTGATGATTTAATGATTCAGCAATATATTCCTGGTGAAGATGCCAATATGCGCGTTGTCAATGCTTATGTTGGACAAGATTGTAAAGTTAAATTACTATCTGTAGGAAACCCTATCCTAGAAGAACATTCGCCCGATGGTATCGGCCGTTATGTGGCCATTATGACGGCTTATGACAAAACGTTAATGGATCTTGTGAAGACGTTTCTTGAAACAATTCAATTCCAAGGCTTTGTAACGTTCGATATGAAATATGATGAACGTGATGGTCAATACAAATTATTAAGTATTGAATTACATAATGAACTCTCGAATTATTATGTGACAGCAAGTGGCTATAATTTAATGCAGTTTGTAGCGGATGATTTCATTCGAAATAGTAAACAGCAGCTAACTTACGTGCAAAATAAGCATCTTTGGACGATTGTGCCTAACGGTGTATTATTTAAATATGTATTAAACGAACAACTTGTGATTGAAGCGAAGAGTCTTATTCGCCAAGGTTTAGCGACGGATTCGATTTTTAACTATAAAGATATGAATGCAAAACGCTGGTTGAATGTAACGGTCGATAATTTAAACTTTTATCGCAAGTATAAGAAATATTTTAACAACAAAGGTCTGTCGAACTCATGA
- a CDS encoding C39 family peptidase, with amino-acid sequence MIIMLLSGCNQLTQQDKQKNQLTVLTVEFNSGAPIPNLYIKVTDKETGEEVEDALGSEEGEATFSKLVEGKAYTIAATTLENSMGGDGYTTIDTFTYDTSKPYYRLQTHFSRDEQELDVPIVMQNPELPHGCEITSLTAVLNYYGMNVTKLEMADTYLPKQEFSIIGGQRFGPDPEHAFAGDPRDKANGMYVFAAPIVKAAQAAIIDKQADLRVTDKSGASQQEILKLVQEGVPVVMWVTLDLSAPKTKASKGWIYEGETTKRKGYVNLHAVVLTGHLGGKVVVMDPLKGYVTYNEDQFFKSYQELNAQAVAVHK; translated from the coding sequence ATGATAATCATGTTACTTTCGGGCTGCAATCAGCTCACACAGCAGGATAAACAAAAAAATCAATTAACCGTTTTAACGGTGGAATTTAATAGCGGAGCACCCATTCCAAATCTCTATATAAAAGTTACAGATAAGGAGACAGGTGAAGAGGTTGAGGATGCACTTGGTTCTGAGGAGGGCGAGGCGACTTTCTCCAAACTTGTAGAGGGTAAGGCGTATACAATTGCCGCGACTACACTTGAAAATAGTATGGGAGGCGATGGGTATACAACAATTGATACTTTTACCTATGATACGTCAAAGCCCTATTATCGGCTGCAGACTCATTTCTCAAGGGACGAGCAAGAACTAGATGTGCCAATTGTCATGCAAAATCCTGAACTACCACATGGCTGTGAAATTACATCGTTGACAGCTGTATTAAATTATTATGGTATGAATGTTACGAAGCTTGAAATGGCTGATACGTATTTACCGAAGCAAGAATTTAGCATAATCGGGGGGCAACGATTTGGTCCAGATCCGGAACATGCATTTGCTGGAGATCCAAGAGATAAAGCAAATGGCATGTATGTCTTTGCGGCACCAATTGTGAAAGCAGCACAAGCAGCTATAATAGATAAGCAGGCAGATTTACGTGTAACAGATAAGAGCGGTGCATCACAGCAAGAGATTTTAAAGCTTGTCCAAGAAGGTGTGCCGGTCGTGATGTGGGTTACGCTAGATTTATCCGCACCGAAAACAAAAGCAAGTAAAGGTTGGATATATGAAGGAGAAACAACAAAACGTAAGGGCTACGTAAACCTCCATGCTGTCGTATTAACTGGTCATTTAGGTGGGAAGGTAGTCGTAATGGACCCACTAAAGGGCTATGTCACATACAATGAAGATCAATTTTTTAAAAGCTATCAGGAGTTAAATGCACAAGCAGTGGCCGTTCATAAATAA
- a CDS encoding class I adenylate-forming enzyme family protein, translated as MTVFMTDILQNYAQQQPEMIATMYGENKVTYGEFYKRASKFAAYLQEQGYEKNDVIALYTLNSDLFLIAYIGVQLAGFVAMPINTKLAAPEVEFIFNHSQVKGLIYDERIEDAIAEISYSFQHAVSLKDMSEIIQSYEGQRRAVLLEPNETAVVMYTSGTTGKPKGVMLTHQNIAATADIWSTSMNMTNKDKMFICTPLFHCAGLHVFAMPMFYKGGTIIIEEVFSPTSTLVQLANTQATIFFGVPSMYTIILNTPAFKEHTFKNLRLLCYGAAPMPYELVKQVKEAFPMVKVQNLYGQTENSPAATSLLDADALTKIGSVGQPLAQTEVRVVDSYGESVPAGKVGEICVKGPQVMRGYLRNDEETARAIRDGWLYSGDLGRFDEEGYLYIVDRKKDMIIRGGENIYPIEVEEVLYQLPEILEAAVVGLPHEVYGEVPKAFVVLKEGKSLIEDTILAYCRKQLAKYKVPHEIEFLVELPRNASGKVLKHTLRPTVKTT; from the coding sequence ATGACAGTGTTCATGACGGATATTTTACAGAACTATGCACAGCAGCAACCAGAGATGATTGCAACGATGTATGGTGAGAACAAAGTGACCTATGGTGAGTTTTATAAGCGCGCGAGTAAATTTGCAGCATACTTACAGGAACAGGGTTATGAAAAAAATGATGTTATTGCATTGTATACGCTCAATTCTGATTTATTTTTAATTGCTTATATCGGTGTTCAATTAGCGGGCTTTGTTGCAATGCCTATTAATACAAAATTGGCCGCGCCAGAGGTTGAATTTATTTTTAATCATTCACAAGTGAAAGGTCTTATTTATGATGAACGAATCGAAGATGCAATTGCAGAAATTTCATATTCATTCCAACATGCAGTAAGTTTAAAAGACATGTCAGAGATTATTCAAAGCTATGAAGGACAAAGAAGAGCTGTCTTATTGGAACCAAATGAAACAGCTGTTGTTATGTATACTTCTGGTACAACAGGTAAGCCCAAAGGCGTAATGCTAACGCATCAAAATATTGCTGCGACGGCAGACATTTGGTCAACCTCTATGAATATGACGAATAAGGATAAAATGTTTATTTGTACGCCCCTATTTCATTGTGCAGGGCTCCATGTCTTTGCTATGCCGATGTTTTATAAGGGAGGGACTATCATTATAGAGGAAGTATTTTCTCCAACAAGTACGCTAGTCCAACTTGCAAACACGCAAGCGACGATTTTCTTTGGCGTACCATCCATGTATACAATTATTTTAAATACACCGGCATTTAAGGAACATACATTTAAGAATTTACGTTTACTTTGTTATGGAGCTGCGCCGATGCCCTATGAGCTTGTTAAACAGGTCAAAGAGGCATTTCCAATGGTGAAGGTTCAAAATTTATATGGTCAAACAGAAAACTCACCTGCGGCCACTTCGCTGTTAGATGCTGATGCATTAACGAAAATTGGATCAGTTGGCCAACCTTTAGCACAAACCGAGGTGCGCGTAGTCGATAGCTATGGTGAATCAGTGCCTGCTGGTAAGGTTGGAGAGATTTGTGTCAAAGGGCCACAAGTGATGAGAGGCTATTTACGTAATGATGAAGAAACAGCTCGAGCAATACGTGATGGCTGGCTTTATTCAGGTGATTTAGGCCGCTTTGATGAAGAAGGTTATTTATATATAGTAGATCGTAAAAAAGATATGATTATTCGTGGTGGTGAAAATATTTATCCGATCGAAGTGGAAGAGGTTTTATATCAATTGCCAGAAATTTTAGAAGCGGCAGTTGTAGGTTTACCGCATGAAGTTTATGGTGAGGTGCCAAAGGCATTTGTTGTGTTGAAGGAAGGAAAATCTTTAATTGAAGATACAATTCTTGCATATTGCCGTAAACAACTTGCGAAATATAAAGTACCTCATGAAATTGAATTTTTAGTAGAATTACCACGGAATGCATCCGGCAAGGTGCTGAAGCATACATTACGCCCTACAGTGAAAACAACTTAA
- a CDS encoding metallophosphoesterase family protein: MLYALLGDLHSNIEDTKAVLNHIQQTANDAEIIGLGDLYECIVSKKKAQSVTDLPLQKAAIIDNDFENLLTFPSIRGNQEERITRVTGINRFIELPETMDIDGAILMHGHQFKWNVTWQPTFPTIEKQLLFFGHSHESGLYRRNKKLAIRIHFGQPITLQEKQYGINVGSVVDHREWCLYDSEKRTVTFMCAPSITPQENSPLSMVLGNRI; encoded by the coding sequence ATGCTGTATGCACTTTTAGGAGATTTACATTCTAATATTGAAGATACAAAAGCGGTATTGAACCATATACAACAAACAGCGAATGATGCTGAAATAATAGGATTAGGTGATTTATATGAATGTATTGTCAGTAAAAAAAAGGCACAGTCTGTGACTGACTTGCCGCTGCAAAAAGCAGCTATCATAGATAATGACTTTGAAAATTTACTAACGTTCCCATCCATTCGAGGCAATCAAGAAGAACGTATTACACGAGTGACGGGCATCAATCGTTTTATAGAACTACCTGAAACTATGGATATTGATGGAGCAATACTTATGCACGGCCATCAATTTAAGTGGAATGTTACGTGGCAACCTACTTTCCCTACAATTGAAAAACAGCTTCTTTTTTTCGGCCATAGTCATGAATCAGGTCTTTATCGTCGTAATAAAAAGCTAGCCATTCGTATTCATTTCGGTCAACCGATTACTTTACAAGAAAAACAATATGGCATCAATGTTGGTTCTGTTGTCGATCATCGAGAATGGTGTCTTTATGACAGTGAAAAGCGCACAGTAACATTTATGTGCGCACCATCCATTACACCACAGGAAAATTCACCGCTTTCAATGGTATTGGGTAACCGAATTTAG
- a CDS encoding DUF305 domain-containing protein: MTKAIELSNVTQAYLEEYQKILNKMMQGMTYVTITCSISENFIKQIIPHQIAAIKMSENVLRYTTNIPVQNFALEIIKTHSEIVENLEAIQNRCCIVQNSEYELYEYMCAFKEITEAMFQAMCSPPNSNSINVNYIQEMIVHHQGGVRLAQNVLRFCICQELIPILQCMIKTMCCQIDEMQKLLEGLQDC, encoded by the coding sequence ATGACTAAAGCAATTGAACTTAGTAATGTAACTCAGGCATATTTAGAGGAATATCAAAAAATCCTAAATAAAATGATGCAGGGTATGACCTATGTTACGATTACATGTAGCATTTCAGAGAATTTCATTAAACAAATAATTCCACATCAAATAGCTGCTATAAAAATGTCAGAAAATGTTTTACGTTATACAACAAATATACCTGTTCAAAATTTCGCATTAGAAATTATAAAAACTCATTCTGAAATCGTGGAAAATTTAGAAGCAATACAGAATAGATGCTGTATCGTGCAAAATTCAGAATATGAGTTATATGAATATATGTGTGCATTTAAGGAAATAACAGAAGCCATGTTCCAGGCAATGTGTTCGCCACCAAATTCAAATAGTATCAATGTGAATTATATTCAAGAAATGATTGTCCATCATCAAGGTGGAGTACGATTGGCACAAAATGTTTTAAGATTCTGCATTTGCCAAGAGTTAATACCAATTCTGCAATGCATGATTAAAACAATGTGTTGTCAAATCGATGAGATGCAAAAATTACTGGAAGGCTTGCAGGATTGTTAA
- a CDS encoding cysteine-rich CWC family protein, which translates to MPNDEKCCPICGEENNCELAEGQNTCWCMKACFPERILEAVALEPNKCICQKCLNTYKGV; encoded by the coding sequence ATGCCTAATGATGAAAAGTGTTGCCCAATATGTGGAGAAGAAAATAATTGTGAGTTGGCAGAAGGTCAAAATACTTGCTGGTGTATGAAGGCGTGTTTTCCTGAAAGAATACTCGAAGCCGTGGCGCTTGAGCCTAATAAGTGTATCTGTCAAAAATGCTTAAATACATATAAAGGTGTGTAG
- a CDS encoding gamma-type small acid-soluble spore protein yields the protein MSDYHEGQFTSSGTNINEVKRKNAAAGLSYNEVKELLAKNGGQGTAIYSDTNIQEVKMENQSTKSNS from the coding sequence ATGAGCGATTATCATGAAGGTCAGTTCACTTCTTCTGGTACGAATATTAATGAAGTAAAAAGAAAAAATGCTGCTGCTGGGTTATCGTACAATGAGGTAAAAGAACTGTTAGCTAAAAATGGCGGGCAGGGTACAGCAATCTATAGTGATACGAACATTCAAGAAGTTAAAATGGAAAATCAATCAACTAAGTCAAATTCATGA